The genomic region TCGTCAAGAAGGGCGAGAAGGTCACCGTCGACGTCGCGATCGTCACCGAGGGCGAGCTGGCCGCCGGCGGCAACATGCTGGAGACCCTCCAGAACACCATCTCCGTCGAGGCCGAGGCCACCCACATCCCGACCGAGGTCACCGTCTCGATCGCGGGCCTGGAGGCCGGCGCCACCATCCACGCCTCCGACCTGGTCCTGCCGGCCGGCACCACCCTGGCCGTCGACGGCGACATCGCCGTCCTGCAGGTCGTCTCCCCGCAGGCCGAGGAGCCGGCCGCCGAGGAGACCGAGGGCGCCGAGGCCTGAGCCTCGCCCTCTCCCCTCAGCAGTTGCTGACCGACCGCCGTCCGGCTCCACTGGAGCGGGACGGCGGTCGTGTTTCGCCCAGGACCTAAGGAGCTTTTGATGTCGGACGACACGGCGCCCTGGCTGATCGTCGGCCTCGGCAATCCGGGGCCGGAGTACGCGGGCAACCGCCACAACATCGGTTTCATGGTGGCCGACCTGCTGGCGGAGCGGATCCGCGGGAAGTTCAAGGCGCACAAGGCCCGGGCGCAGGTGGTGGAGGGTCGCATGGGCCCGCCGGGGCCGGCCAATCGGCGGGTGGTGCTGGCCAAGCCGATGACGTACATGAACCTGTCGGGCGGGCCGGTGACGGCGTTGCGTGACTTCTACAAGGTGCCGGTGGAGCGGATCGTCGCGATCCATGACGAGCTCGACATCGACTACCCGACGCTGCGTCTGAAGCTGGGTGGCGGGGACAACGGTCACAACGGTCTGAAGTCGATGACGAAGTCGATGGGTCCGGACTACCACCGGGTGCGCTGCGGTATCGGCCGGCCGCCGGGCCGGATGCAGGTGGCGGACTTCGTGCTGAAGGACTTCTCCTCGACGGAGCGCAAGGAGCTGGACTGGTTCGTGGACCGGGCGGCGGATTCCGTGGAGTGCCTGATCCAGGAGGGCCTGGAGCGGGCCCAGTCCACCTACAACTCCTGAGGGCTACAGCTCGTCGAGCCCGTCGAAGTCGATTTCAGCGGCGAAGGGCCGGTCGACGCTGAACGGCTTGGTGTGGATCCCCTGGCAGACGTAGGCGCGTGTGTGGGGGTCCAGCTCGTAGACGTACACGACCGGCTCGATCGCTTCGTCGCCCTCGATCTTGACGATCCAGTAGTTCGGGATGCCGGCAGCGGCGTACTTGTGCAGTTTGGTCTTGGTGTCCCGAGCCTCGGACTCGGGCGAGACCACTTCGACTGCGAGCAGGACGTCGGCGGCGTAGAAGTGGGTCTGCATGGGGCTCGTGCAGGCTTCTCGCCGCACGACTGAGATGTCCGGTTCGGGCCCGTTGCGCTTGTCGATCACCACGGTCATCTCTCGCGCGACCCTCGTGTGCCGGGGGGCAGTCAGCCGCAGCCGGGTGACAAGGAAGTCGATCAGATCGGAGTGGATGAAGCGTTGCGGACTCACGAAGACCAGGCTCCCGTCGATCAGCTCTGTGTGTCGCGGGAGGTCCGGCAGCGTCAGCAGGTCGTCCACCGTGTACCCGTCCAACGGCGGCCTTGACCAGTCGTGTACGGGCTCGGCAGTCATGGTTGCTCCCATGGACGGCATTCTGATCCTGGGAACCCACGGTAGCGCCCGGTATCCGCGTCCGTCATCACAAAGGGTGACGGACACGGATACCGGGGCGCCGCGTCAGCCGGTGTTGCGCAGGCCGGCCGCGACGCCGTTGACGGTGAGCAGCAGGGCGCGGGCGAGGAGCGGGTCGGGCTCCTCGCCGCGGGCGGCGGCGGCGCGCTGGCGGGCGAGCAGGGACACCTGGAGGTAGGAGATGGGGTCGAGGTAGGCGTCGCGTACGGCGAAGGTCTGCTGGAGCACCGGGTGGGAGTCCAGGAGCTTCTCGCCGCCGGTGATGCGCAGGACCTCGCGGACGGTGAGCTCGTGCTCGGCCTCGATGCGGGCGAAGACGTGCTTGAGGTCGTCCGGTACGAGGGTGTCGACGTAGTGGCGGGCGATCCGCAGGTCGGTCTTGGCCAGCGTCATCTCGACGTTGGACAGGAAGTTGCGGAAGAAGTGCCACCGCTCGCCCATTTCGGCGAGGACGTCTCCTTGGCCGGCTTCGCGCAGGGCCTTGAGGCCGGAGCCGACTCCGTACCAGCCGGGGACGATCTGGCGGGACTGGGTCCAGCCGAAGACCCACGGGATGGCGCGCAGGCCGTCGAGGCCGGCGCCGGAGTCGGGGCGGCGGGAGGGGCGGGAGCCGAGGTGGAGGTCAGCGAGCTGGTCGACCGGGGTCGCGGCGAAGAAGTACGAGGGGAGGTCCGGGTCCTCGACGAGTTCGCGGTAGGCGGCGTGCGCGGCGTCGGAGACGGTGTCCATGGCCGCGTCCCAGCGGGCGAGGGCCTCGTCGGACTGGCGGGGCGCGGTGTGCAGGGCGGAGGCCTGCAGGGTGGCCGCGACGGTCAGTTCGAGGTTCTCGCGGGCGAGGGAGGGGACGAGGTACTTGTCGGAGATGACCTCGCCCTGTTCGGTGACCTTGATCTCGCCTTCGAGGGTGCCCCAGGGCTGGGCGAGGATCGCGTCGTGGGAGGGGCCGCCGCCGCGGCCGACGGTGCCGCCGCGGCCGTGAAAGAGGCGCAGGCGCACCCCGTAGCGGTGGGCGACGTCGCGGAGCCGGCGCTGGGCGCGGTGGATCTCCCACTGGCTGGTGGTGATGCCGCCGAACTTGGAGGAGTCGGAGTAGCCGAGCATGACCTCCTGGACGTCGCCCCGGAGGGAGACCAGGCGCCGGTAGGAGGGGTCGGCGAGCATCTCGTCGAGGATGACGTCGGCGGCGCGCAGCTCGTCGGTGGTCTCCAGGAGCGGGACGATGCCGATCTTGGCCCAGCCGGCGTGGAGGTCGAGGAGACCGGCCTCGCGGGCGAGGACGGCGGCGGCGAAGACGTCGTCGGCGCCCTGGCACATCGAGATGATGTAGGACTCGATGACCTCGGGGCCGAACTTCTCGAAGGCGTCCTTGATGGCGAAGAAGACGCCGAGGGTCTTGTGGCCGGCCGCGTCGAGGGGCGCCGGGGTGGGGGCCAGCGGGCGGCGGGAGCGGAGTTCCTTGGCGAGGAGCTTGCCGCGGTAGTCGCGCGGCATGTCCGCGTAGCGCCAGGACTCCTCGCCGAGCCGGTCGAAGAGCTGGCCGAGGGCGTGGTGGTGGGCGTCGGCGTGTTCGCGCACGTCCATGGTGGCGAGCTGGAGGCCGAAGGCGGCCAGCGTGCGGATGGTGCGGTCCATGCGGCCGTCGGCGAACAGGGCGCCGCGGTGTTCGCGCAGGGAGGTCTGGATGAGGGTGAGGTCGGTGAGGAGCTCGGCGGTGCCGAGGTAGTCGCGGCCTTCCTCGTGCGGGGTGCCCTTGGCGAGGCGTTCGCGGGTGTTGACGAGCTTCTGACGGACGCAGGTCGCCTTGAGGCGGTACGGCTCCTCGGCGTTCAGCCGCTTGTAGCGCGGGCTGATCTCGGGGAGACGCTCCAGGTCTGCCTGGAGGGAGGCGAGGAGCTCCTCGGTGGCGCCGGTGTAGCGGATCGAGTTCGACAGCAGCCCGCGCAGGAAGTCGACGAGTTCGAGGGCGTCGGTGATGCCGTGCTCGTGCTGGAGGATCAGCACGTCGCGGGTGACGTCGGGGGTGACGTTGGGGTTGCCGTCCCGGTCGCCGCCGATCCAGGTGCCGAAGGTGAGGGGGCGGGTGCCGGCGGGGAGTTCGACGCCGACGCGCTGGAGTTCGGCGGCGAGGTCTTCGAGGACGTCGCCGACGGCGCCGGCGTGCAGCTCGTCGAGGTAGTAGATGGCGTTGCGGGCCTCGTCGGCGGGCTCTGGGCGGACGACACGCAGTTCGTCGGTCTGCCAGACGAGGTCGATGTTCTCGGCGAGGCGCAGGTCGTGGCGGCGGCGGTCGCCGGCGCCGGTGACGGGCTCCTCCAGGAGGGCGGCGATGCGGCGCAGCTTGCCCAGGACGCTGCGGCGGGCCGCCTCGGTGGGGTGCGCCGTGAAGACGGGGCGGACGTTGAGGTTCTTGACCGTCTCGCGCAGGTGCGCGGGGTCGGCGTCCTTGAGCATGTCGGCGGTGCGGGCGAGGAGCCCGCCTTCGGCGGCGCGGTGGGCGCGCAGTTCCTTGCCGCGGTGCACCTGCTCGGTGACGTTGGCGAGGTGGAAGTAGGTGGAGAAGGCGCGCACGAGCTTGGCGGCGGTCTCCAGGTCGGTGTCGCCGAGGAGGGCGGCGGCTGCCTCGCCGTCGGTGCGGGTGAGGGCACGGACGCGTTCGACGAGGTCGAGGAGGTCCTGGCCTTCCTGGCGGACGAGGGTCTCCCCGAGGAGGTCGCCGAGGCGGCGGATGTCCGCCCGCAGCTCCGCGTTGGCGGTGGCGGTGGCGGCCGGGGTGACGGGGGCCTGGCCCTGGGGGGCCTGGTCAGCACTGCTCACAGGTGCGGCTCCTTGCAGTGTTCGAGCGCTACTGGGCGGTGGGCTCCCGGCCGTGCGCGGCGTCGCCGCTCCTGAGGTGCGCAGCTCGGGCTGCCCGTGCGGACCGCGCTGTCCGACGGGACCAGGATAGGTGTCCGAGGCGCGTGCCTGGGCAAATGTCTCAGCAGGCGGCTGGTGAACCGCTCGCGGCGCGCTCTTGTGTGGTAACCGGGGCGCCTCGTTGCGGTCACTTCGCCGCCGTCCGGCCGTCCCGGCCGCGCTCCTGTTGCCTCGGGCCCGCCCTTTGCCATACTTACGATGCCGTAGGTTACGGGTCCGTAGGGTCCGCGATCAGGCTTCCTTGCTCCTCACCCTCTCCTCACCCCCCAGGGGACACCTATGACCATCAGTCCCGATCTGGCCGAGGACGTCGCCGCGTCCTCCGGCACGTCCACGCCGTCCGCGTCGTCCGTGCCTTCCGCGACGCTCGGCGGCGAGAACAAGCGTTCCATCGAGCAGATCGCCCTCCTGCTGTTCATCACCGTTCCCTTCCTGGCGCTGCTGGCGGCGGTTCCGCTGGCCTGGGGCTGGGGGGTGAGCTGGCTGGACCTCGGCCTGATGGTCTTCATGTACTTCCTGGCCTGCCACGGGATCACGATCGGCTTCCACCGTTACTTCACGCACGGTTCCTTCAAGGCGAAGCGGCCGCTGCGGATCGTTCTCGCCGTGATGGGTTCGATGGCGGTGGAGGGCCCGCTGGTGCGCTGGGTGGCGGACCACCGCAAGCACCACAAGTACTCGGACCACGAGGGCGACCCGCATTCGCCGTGGCGGTTCGGCGAGACGCTGCCGGCGCTGATGAAGGGCCTGTGGTGGGCGCACATCGGCTGGCTCTTCGACGAGGAGCAGACCGATCAGCAGAAGTACGCCCCTGACCTGATCAAGGATCCGGCGATCCGGCGCATCTCGCGGGACTTCATCTTCTGGACGATGGTGTCGCTGGCGATCCCGCCGCTGGTGGGCGGTCTGGTGACGATGTCCTGGTGGGGTGCGTTCACGGCGTTCTTCTGGGGCTCGCTGGTGCGTGTCGCGCTGCTGCACCACGTGACGTGGTCGATCAACTCGATCTGCCACGCGGTGGGCAAGCGGCCGTTCAAGTCCCGGGACCGCTCGGGCAACGTGTGGTGGCTGGCGGTGCTGTCCTGCGGGGAGTCCTGGCACAACCTGCACCACGCCGACCCGACGTCGGCCCGGCACGGGGTGCTGCGCGGCCAGGTCGACTCCAGTGCCCGGCTGATCCGCTGGTTCGAGCAGCTGGGCTGGGCCACGGACGTGCGCTGGCCCTCGCAGGGCCGCATCGACGCCCGGCGCAGGGAAAACGAACCGAACGCGGCATGATGGGGGGTGTGGCGATCGACGGCGGTAATTCCAGCAGCGACAAGCCCAGGCGTGGCCGCCGGGTGAGGATGACGGGCGCGGAGCGGCGCCAGCAGCTGCTGGACATCGGCCGGACCCTGTTCGCGGAGAAGGGTTTCGAAGGCACCTCGGTGGAGGAGATCGCGGCGAAGGCCGGGGTGTCCAAGCCTGTGGTGTACGAGCACTTCGGGGGCAAGGAGGGGCTCTACGCGGTCGTCGTGGACCGGGAGATGCGCCAGCTGCTGGACGGGGTGACGGGCGCGCTGACGGCAGGGCATCCGCGGGAACTGCTGGAGCAGGCGGCGTTCGCGCTGCTGGACTACATCGAGTCCTACACGGACGGCTTCCGGATCCTCGTACGTGACTCCCCGGTCGCGCAGTCGACGGGCACCTTCGCCTCGCTGATCAGTGACATCGCCACGCAGGTGGAGGACATCCTGGGCCTGGAGTTCAAGGCCCGGGGCTTCGACCCGAAGCTGGCCCCGCTGTACGCGCAGGCGCTGGTGGGAATGGTGGCGCTGACGGGGCAGTGGTGGCTGGACGTCCGCCGCCCGAAGAAGGCCGAGGTGGCGGCGCACCTGGTGAACCTGGCCTGGCACGGGCTGGACGGGCTGGAGTCGAAGCCGCAGCTGGTGGGCCGGCGCAAGAGCTGAGCCGCGTACCGTACGCGGCCCTGTACGACGGCGCCCCGCCACCGGATCTCCGGTGGCGGGGCGCCGTCGTACGGCCGGCGTCAGCCGACCGGGTCCGGGCCGTGCGGCTGCGGGCTGTGCGGTTCCAGGAATTCGAGCCGGTTGCCCACGGGGTCCTCGGAGTAGAAGCGGCGGTGGCCCGGCAGGTTGTCGTCCCAGACGACCGTGGCGCCCCGCTCCCGGAGTCTGCTCGCGTAGGCGACGATGCCGGTCACCCGCAGTCCCGGGTGGGCCTTGCGGGCGGCCCGGAAGTCCTCCTCCACGCCGAGGTGCAGCTGGACCGGGCCGGCGGCGAACCAGCAGCCGCCCCGCGCGGCGAGGACGGCCGGTTTGGGGATCTCGTTCATGCCGAGGACCTCGGTGTAATAGGCCCGCAGCCGGCCCTCCGATCCGGGCGGCGCGGCGAGTTGGACGTGGTCGACGGCGGTCAGCACGGTCAGGCCTCCTTGCGGGCGATGGCGAAGATCCTTCGGAACGGGAAGACGGTGCCGCGCGGCCCGGACGGGTAGGCCTCGCGCAGCCGGTCGCGGTACTCGGCGAGGAAGGCGTTCACGGCGTCCCGGTCGTCGCCGAGGGCGGTGAGGACGGGCCGCAGCGCGGTGCCCTTGACCCAGTCGAGCACCGGGTCGGGGCCTTGGAGCAGTTGGTGGTAGGTGGTCTCCCAGACGTCCGCGGCGCAGCCGAGCTCGGTGAACCGGGCGAGGTATTCGGCGGGTTCGAGGAGATGGATGTAGCGGGTGCCGTGCCCGGCGAGGCGGGACCGCCAGCGCGGGGCGTCGCAGAGTTCGGCGAGTATGGCGTGGCTGGGGGCGCTGAAGTTGCCGGGGACCTGGAAGGCGAAGGTGCCGCCGGGGCGCAGGCCGTTGATCCAGGCGCCGAAGGAGCCGGGGTGGCCCGGGACCCACTGGAGGGCGGCGTTGGAGACGATCAGGTCGTAGGGCTCTTCGGGCAGCCAGCCGACGAGGTCCGCGTGGCGGAAGTCGAGGCTGCCGCCGCCGTCGGTGGGGCCGCCGTACTCCTCGGCGGCGCGGTGGAGCATCTGCGGCGAGAGGTCGAAGCCGGTGATGCGGGCCTCGGGCCAGCGTCCGGCGATCAGGGCGGTGACGTTGCCGGGTCCGCAGCCGAGGTCGGCGATGCGGGCGGGCCTGGTGGGGAGTTCGGGTATGCGAGTCAGGAGGTCCAGGAACGGGCGGGTTCGATGGCCGGCGTGCCGGAGGTACTGATGGGGATCCCAGGTGGGTGCGGAGGGCGCGGTGGCCGCGGGAATCCCGGCCTGTGCCGTGTCGGAATGCATGTTCGAGCCTCCCTGCTGGCGGGTCGGTCGGAAGCGGAATCTGCTCCGGCCCCTCCATGCCCCATGCTCGCTCCCTTTATATCTCGATGTCAAGATACTTGATCACGAGATGCATGACATGAAGAGACTTCATGTCGACAGACCCCTTACACTGATCCGCATGGAGGACGAGGTCGACCGACTTGTAGCGGCATGGCGGCGGGAGCGCCCTGACCTCGACGTGGAACCGCTCGAGGTGCTGAGCCGCGTCAGCAGGCTCGCGCGCCACCTCGACCGGGCACGTCGGCTGGCCTTCTCCGAGCACGGCCTGGAGCCGTGGGAGTTCGACGTCCTGACCTCGCTGCGGCGCGCGGGCGCGCCCTACCAGCTCTCTCCCGGCCAGTTGCTGACGCAGACCCTGGTCACCTCCGGCACGATGACCAACCGCATCGACCGGCTCGCCAAGAAGGGCCTCGTCGAGCGGCTGCCGGACCCCAGCGACCGCCGGGGGGTCCTGGTGCGGCTGACCCCCGAGGGCCGGGACCGCGCCGACCAGGCCCTCGCCGGACTGCTGGCCCAGGAACGGGCGATCCTGGCCCAGCTCTCGCAGAACCAGCGCGGCGATCTCGCCGCGCTGCTACGCCAGTTGACCGCTCCGTTCGACAACATCCCCGGCTAGGTCGGCGGGCCGTACGCCGGCCCGCCGGGCCAGCGCCACCGCGGCGAGGGTGGAGTGCACCCCGAGCTTGCCCAGCACGTTCTGCATGTGGGTGCGGACGGTGTGCGGGGACAGGAACAGCCGCGCCGCCACGTCCTTGCGGCCCAGCCCCGCCACCATGCAGCGCAGCACCTCGTGCTCGCGCGGGGTGAGCGACTCGACGAGACGTTCGCTGTCCGTACGGTGCTTGCGCGCCGCGGTCAGTTCGCGCAGGACTCCGGTGAGCAGCGCGGGCGGCAGGTGGGTCTCCTCGCGCAGGACACCCCGGATGACGGCCAGCAGCCGCGAGAGCGAGCAGTCCTTCGCCACCCAGCCCGAGGCTCCGGCCTGCAGCGCGAGGGCCGCCCGGCGGGGGTCGTCGCGCTCCGCGAGGACGACCGTGCGCACCCCGGGGTGGGACACCCGCACCCCGGCGACCAGCGCGATCCCGTCCGATGCGGGCGGCGGCCCGGAGCCGGAGCCCGGCTCCCGCTGGCCGGGCACTCCCCCGGCGGCGGTGCCCACGACGGCGCCGAGATCGGCGTCGACCAGCATGACGTCGAAGCGGCGGCCCTCGGCCGCCGCGCGTTCGAGACAGCGCAGCGCGGCGGGGCCGCTGCCGGCCGCGGACACGTCCACGTCCGGCTCGGCCGTGAGCGCGGCCGCGAGCGATTCGGCGAAGATGCGGTGATCGTCGACCACGAGAATCCGGATACGAGCCACAAAACCCCCAAGGGTCGGGGAACGGACGACGGCGGGTACGACGCCCGGACCGGGTGATCCGCAGCTGCCGCGACCGCCGCCGTGACATCTCTGCACTACCCCGGACCGGACGTCGTACCCGACTTGTCTCGACCCCTGATCAACACCGGCCCCCACCGGTGTCACGCATCAGCGTAGGGCGCCGGGGGCTCGGGGTTGGCCGAATAGCAGAAGTTTTTCCCGCGATTTTCCGGCGAGGGAGTGCTGAACCGCCTTTATGGTGGCTTGATTTCACCTGCACTGATGGCCCGGATGGCGGCTTGCGGACCGGCGCGTGCCACCGGCAGTTGCACGCTGCGCGTTTCACCCGGCGTGTGCACGCCGGGCGCCCGCGCAGAGCGCCCGGCGCCAGCGCGTTCCGGATGTGCGCACGCCCCCCGGACCGGAGGGCCGGGGGGCCGGGGGGCGTGCGGGGAAAGCGGTGGTGCGGGTGGGCACCCGTGGTTCAGGAGGTGTGCGTCCTCGCGAAGTTCCACGCGTCCGTGATGATGCCGGTGAGGTCCGGGCGGCTCGGGGTCCAGCCCAGGCGCTCGTGGGCGGTGCGGGCGGAGGCGACGAGCGTCGCCGGGTCGCCGGCCCGGCGCGGGGCGATCACCTCGGGGATCTCCTGCCCGGTCACCTTGCGGACCGTCTCGACGACCTCGCGGACCGAGAACCCGGCGCCGTTGCCCAGGTTGCAGATCAGGTGCTCGCCGACGGCGGCCGCCTGCAGCGCCGCCAGGTGGGCCTCCGCCAGGTCCGCGACGTGGATGTAGTCGCGTACGCAGGTGCCGTCCGGGGTCGGGTAGTCCTCGCCGAACACCGAGATCGACTCCCGCTCGCCCAGGGCGACCTGGAGGACCAGCGGGATCAGGTGGGTCTCGGGGCTGTGCCGCTCACCGAACTCCCCGTACGCGCCCGCCACGTTGAAGTACCGCAGCGACACCGCGGCCAGGCCGTGCGCCACGCACTCCCCCGCGATCATGTGGTCCACGGCCAGCTTCGAGGCCCCGTACGGGTTGGTCGGCGCGGTCACCGAGGCCTCCGTCAGCAGGCCCTCCGTCGGCTCCCCGTAGGTGGCGGCGGTGGAGGAGAACACCAGCTTGCGCACGCCCGCACCGCGCATGGCGGCGAGCAGGGCGAGGGTGCCGCCGACGTTGTTCTCCCAGTACTTGCCCGGGTTCACCACGGACTCGCCGACCTGCGAGAAGGCCGCGAAGTGCAGCACCGCGTCGTAGGAGGAGTCCAGGTACTCGGCGGCGTCCTGGATCCGGCCTTCGATGAACTCGGCACCCGCCGGCACTCCTGCGCGGAAGCCGGTGCTGAGGTCGTCGAGGACGGTGACCTCGTGGCCCGCCTCCAGGAGGTGGGCCGCGACCACGCTGCCGACGTAGCCGGCGCCGCCGGTCACCAGGTACTTGTTCGCCGTCTTGCTCACTCGCCTACTGCCTCTCGCGGGGGACCACGCGCCGGGTGTCTGCGCATGCAGACACTGGCTTACCCGATGAGGGCGCCCGCGGGGAAATCGGCCCCCGTCAGGCCTGGACGGCAGCGGGCGGCGCCGCCGGCACCGCCCGGTCCAGCAGACCGGTACGGGCGGCCAGCGCGGCGGCCTCCAGCCGGGAGCCCACGCCCAGCTTCATCAGCACCCGCTGTACGTGGGTACGGGCGGTGCTCGGCGCGATGGCCATGCCCGCCGCGATGAGACGCGTGTCCTCGCCCTCGGCGACCCGGACCAGCACCTCCACCTCGCGCGGGGTGAGCAGCCGCAGCAGCCGGCTGCCCTCGTCGTCGGGCTGGGCCGCGGGGTTGAGGAGCTCCGCGAAGGCTCCGTGCAGCAGCTGCGGGGCGATCGCCACCTCGCCCGCCCTGGCCTTGGCCAGCGCCCGCTCCACGCCCTCGATGCGCTCGTCGTGGCGTACGTACCCCGAGGCGCCGGCGGCGAAGGCGGCCGCGATCCCGCGCGGGCTGGGCACTGGGCCGAGGACGACGACGGCGATCTGCGGGCGCTCCCGCCTGATGCGGACGACGGGCTCGAACACGCCCGGCTCGGCGGGGGTGGCGGTGCCGAAGAGGCAGACCTCCGGGGCGCGGCCGACGACCAGTTCGGCGGCTCCCGCGGCCGGGGCGGCGGCGGCGAGCACCCGGTGTCCCCGCAGTTTCAGGGCAGAGGCGAGCGCCTCGGCCAGCAGCCGGTGCTCGTCGACCACGACGACCCGTACGCCCATTGCGGCACCCACCCCCCACCCTTCTGCCCCGGCAAGCTACACGCTTGTTCGACGGCGCGCGGGTGTTACCGCGCAGAAGCCCCCGGAAGGCGGACCTTCCGGGGGCTTCGTGGACGCGGGGCCGGTCAGCTCGCGGTGAAGGCGGTGAAGATGTACTCCGGGTCGGACGTGGCGGAGTACGGCTTCTTGACCGTCGTACGCGCGATGAAGAGCTTGCCGTTGTGGTAGCGGTACTCGTGGTGGTCGGGCAGGTAGGCCGTCTCGATGCGCTGGGTCACCTTGTCCGACGGGTTCTCCATCAGGACGGTTTCCTTCATCGTCTTGCCGTCGATGCTGACGATCTGGCCGCCCTTGTCGTACGGGGGGTCCTTGTAGACGATGATGTTCGACCCGTCCATGCGCAGCGGGTACAGCTGGTACCGCTCGCCCGCGTCGGCGCGGTCGCTGGTCTGCTTGCCGGTCTCCAGGTCGAAGGAGAGCAGCTCGTTGGTCTTGGCGTAGGGGTCCTGGCCCTGGTGCTCGTACGAGGGCAGGTAGAGCTTGCCGTTGCCGACGACGAAGCTGGTGCACGTCTCGACCTCGGTGCCGCAGTCACCGCCGAAGTTACCGGAGGAGAGCGAGATGCGCGCCTTCAGCTGGCCCGCCGGGTCGACGACGAAGAGGTCGCTGACGCCGCTGGCGTTCTTGGCGGTCTTGCCGACGTCGGCGGAGACGATCAGGGGC from Streptomyces sp. NBC_00190 harbors:
- a CDS encoding response regulator transcription factor; this encodes MGVRVVVVDEHRLLAEALASALKLRGHRVLAAAAPAAGAAELVVGRAPEVCLFGTATPAEPGVFEPVVRIRRERPQIAVVVLGPVPSPRGIAAAFAAGASGYVRHDERIEGVERALAKARAGEVAIAPQLLHGAFAELLNPAAQPDDEGSRLLRLLTPREVEVLVRVAEGEDTRLIAAGMAIAPSTARTHVQRVLMKLGVGSRLEAAALAARTGLLDRAVPAAPPAAVQA
- the galE gene encoding UDP-glucose 4-epimerase GalE, which produces MSKTANKYLVTGGAGYVGSVVAAHLLEAGHEVTVLDDLSTGFRAGVPAGAEFIEGRIQDAAEYLDSSYDAVLHFAAFSQVGESVVNPGKYWENNVGGTLALLAAMRGAGVRKLVFSSTAATYGEPTEGLLTEASVTAPTNPYGASKLAVDHMIAGECVAHGLAAVSLRYFNVAGAYGEFGERHSPETHLIPLVLQVALGERESISVFGEDYPTPDGTCVRDYIHVADLAEAHLAALQAAAVGEHLICNLGNGAGFSVREVVETVRKVTGQEIPEVIAPRRAGDPATLVASARTAHERLGWTPSRPDLTGIITDAWNFARTHTS